The Polypterus senegalus isolate Bchr_013 chromosome 1, ASM1683550v1, whole genome shotgun sequence genomic sequence atatatatatatatatatatatatatatatatatataaataatgtgatAAATGAGCTAATAATGATATGATATTATAATGTGattaaacattagaaaaatattaaatccTGGGAGTAGGCAAATAATGCCCATGGCCAGCGGCCTGAGTGAGTCGGTGCAGACACAAGACTTTTCAAATCCTGGGTATCTTCAAAACCAATCTGCAGGATGAGCACATCTTTCTAGAAGCCTGCTTCAGAATCaactcccttttttttttgcgttttattaattttattcaaatcaaacaacattccatacaagcaagtcaagtttaacaaaattggctttgaaacaaatcaacccccacccatgagaaagagagcaaggccggcagagtaaaactttaaactcgtaaaaataagtaaatagacaaattaataaatgaataaaaacaaatagtataaaaaaagaagggagagaatccgcttcctcattttaaatgcttattctgaaatgttaaggTTTATGCAATCCTTGCTGAACACCGAAAAAGGACCCACTTATCTTGGATGGTGAGTAGCCAACCCCAAATCCTATAATAACATCTGTGTGGTATGAGTAATTGCACTGGTGCTAACAGCCATCACAATATGGCACAAAACTGGCACTTTCATTGTACTGAATAAAACTGGCTGGGAATTTTGACCAACCCCCAGAAAAGCAGGAGAAGGAGCAAAGCCAAAACAGAGGCAAACCAAAGTAGCGAACAAGGCCTACCGTCCAGCTTCATACTTCTGTTTGGAATGCCTCcattttttaacattgtgttttttttcattggtGTACATGTGTTAGTGTTGAAAAACTGAAAGTTCAAATTTTAgttataaaaacaacaaattatatCTGTCATGCAGTTAGTGAAACTGGCTAAAATTAAAGAGACTGACTGAAATCATGTGAGTAGCTGTAGCTAACATGCTGATGGACCTCATAGAAGACAATTGTGGAGAAAGGCTCCAGAGTAGAAGACCCAGCACTTAAGAACAATCATTTTTGCTATAAAGTTTAATATCAGTCTCATTCATTTCATGACAGGCTTCCCGGTACAAATTTGAAAGTAATTTACTCAGACTCACGGAGGACATGCATTTCAATGAACATTGTTTCGTTCTACTTTTATCTCAAAATGTGATATGCAAATGATGATCTTATTAATTGTATTCTTTTGAAACTGCAGATAGTAAGTACCACCACATCATCTGTGTGCGGCATTAACTAACAGGGTCGTTATTAAGACGTCTCTGTTATTCTTTACACTAAACCTGTTAGGTTCTTTAAAAGAGCACCCTACGCAATAACTTAAAGCAACGTGTTGTGACTTTtaacatttctggatacatttaTGCAATATGTTCCTTCTCATACAAATGTTCATGTTTAAAACGGAAAAAGCCCATTCATCAGACTATCCCCATATCTCCATTTCAAACTATATATCTGTTAAATGCATTAATTTGCGGCACGGgttttctttgaaacaaaatATTTGGATAGTAATGCCAGCAACCACAGTATATTGCCAATAATCAGTACTGTATAATGGATGATGTCTTTATTAGAGGCTGGCACAACATAGCACCTGAGATGCCGTTCGATAATTAACGCTGATGGGGGGCGCAGATCCCAGGCAGAACATGGGGTGCAAATCCATTTCCTTAAGCCGAGTTATCGAGCTCTTTGGTCGCGGGGAACCGTTTCGTCTTAACACGGGCACAGCTGGAATGAATCCTTTAGACGAGCTGCAAAGCGAACTAAATGAACGTTGACAATCGGCTTTAGTGCGCGTCTCGGATAAAACCCACGGGACTGCCTagaataaaaagcatttaaaaacgtGTTACTATGTTAATAATGTATTAATCTATCAAAATTATTTGGAAAAATATTGATATTCAGCTGCCTTCACAAACCAAAATATGAAAGGCCCACAATCCATCGGTCTACACGTTACACCCCAGATGTCTGCGGAAGGAGTTTGTATCATTGAGATTTCATGCCCCTTAGCATAGATGTGCGTCTGCGCGCGTGGACTTCCAAGAGTGGGGAACTTCTTCGGTATCTGCTGGTCAACTGTCGAATGTGCCCTAAGCTTTTCAGAACAAAGAAGGCGATGGCTCTGGGGAGTTCAGACCATTCAGCATGCTGCGACTTCCCACTAGGCCACCTACGGCCATTACCATTGACATCCACTCCAGATCAAACAGGTCAGCATCAAGAATCGTGTGACGTTCGGATTCCCTCTTCATTTGTACATCGAGGTAATGCGCTGTGTTCTTGGTTGGGACAAACACGGATGCAGATATCAAATCCAGTTTTGTCAGGCAAGAAAATAAATTGATTAAccaaaaaatgaagtgaaaatgaGGAAACTTAGAAATGTGGACCTCAAAATATGACAAAAGCAGCGTTAACGGTAAACCTCAAGGCAATTCAAATATGGATGACTTGCCCAAATGGCCACTGACACCGTTGATCTTTCgtagataaaatatttttttccaaactagttgtctctttgtatttttattcatgcTAAATAAAGTTTTACCTTCCTCTTCTCGTCTTTTGAGACATTTGTCAACTGACAGATCCAAGATCCCTCAAGCATTTCGAAGGTTAGCGATGTAGCTGCAAGAGGTGCATTCCTGATGTGTACCGCGTCGCACTGAtgttcctaataataataataataattagcgcATGCCTGTGTGGTCGGAGTTTGCGTATTCTCCGTGTATCCGTCTAAATTATTCACTGGACACACCGGTTTCCCTTCCACATCTCATACATGCATATGATACGTTAATGGGAGACCTTCAACTAGCAATCTGGGTCCAGGGCCAGTTTCTGTCCAGTGCTACCAGGACAGTCCACGACTTAAAATTGGATTATGTGGGTTTGATGATGGATGGACTTATAACAAAGATTCCATAGCGTTCAGTGTCCCCTTTACAATAAGGAGAttatgggtttgcttcccagtcctccctgcgtggacagGGCATTGAGTATAGTGAGAAAAGCtttttataaatgcaaagaattaattattattattattattaattagtattattattatcatcttcaCCACGTGCTGTCGGTACAGGCAAAAGCTGGTTCTTGTCTTGAACCCAACACTAAATGTTAGGCTCCTGCCTCCGCAAACCATTGATCAAGAAAAGCTCGAGCATGTACATGTGGTTACGTCTCGCGTTAACAAAAATTGTCAAAACGCTTTGGGTGAAGTGGCATGGATGCCTCTGTCCACCCTTCGGGCACCAAAGCACGACCTCCGATGGAGCACAACTAACTATGCGTAATACTTACTGTATGAAAGCCTGGAAGGCACCTGGACTTGCGGGCCTGTCGAGCCAATGAAGGTTAAACTTAAGGACACATAAAGCTCAACAGGTGCCAAGCCAAGCGCCACAATGCCCTCCAAACGTGCAAAACTATTGAGTAAACTAGATTCGGTCAGGTTCAAATTGTTTTCACGTTTTATTCAACTCAGGAATTTATTTACTGTGATCTAAAACGGATTTAAAGTTACTCTGTTTcacgtataacaaacacaaaaaactaATTAATATGTATATACTTGTCTAATACATACATGTAGTTCATACCTCATATTTTACTGTACTTGATATTTTCGTTTTTCGTGTACTGTATAGGAACGAAGGTGAGAAGACTAAAGAAAACTAATACGTAAGAAGCCGGAACTGTAACTATGTGTTTTTTCTCGTCTCCTGAAAGTTCGAAAGTATCTTATTCATTGTTACGGCACTGTTTACTGCATGCATTGCTCATATAGTGTTTTGTTCGAAAGTTGCTTTTACCAATTTGTGCATTcgttatagataaaaaaaacccaaataggACATGTTCTGGAATTAATAAGTAAATGAACGCCCTGTCTTGTATGTCCTTATTCTTCCTCTATGGAAAACGCGTATTTtctgcattctttcttttttccattgacGATATCAGATCCCGTTATATTATGTTTTATCAAATAAGgcacttgaaaaaataaattacataagcagcagaaaaaaaactctGACCCACGTGGTATGGGCTCCGGCTCCCTGCGTCCCTAAAGGTTGATTCAGCGGGATTCGGACAACTTAAAGATCATTTGATTTGATTCAcgaaagcattttattttacgtTATTTGTAAATGATTCCTaaggtgtgtgtgggtgtgtgtgtgtttggtcttCTGGTAGCAGGGAAATCTCACTCCAATCCAATTATTAATGAGGATGTCTGACATAGCTTTTAAAAACTCGATTCAGCTCTTCTAGTGAAGTGCAACTTGTCATAATCCAATGTATACTAATTTACAGTGAATCGGTTAGATTTAGATAGCAACTAATAACACTAATAAGCATAAaggtaaataatgtaaaaaatactaTGGATGACAAAAAAACGAGGATTACAGACACCTGCATCTGTTATATAGCTGCTCCTTCCGAAGAAGTGGACAGCGTGGTGGCAGCGACAGCGAAGTCGGAGGGCCGGGGTGTCCAGTGTCGCTGACTGACGCTGGATTACCAGGCTCGCACTCAAAGAAGGCTGAGCTCCCGATTCGAAACGATTTCCtgtcattggttacctgtgtcttcaATGAGCTGCTATTCGATCCCACAGTCGGCTgcggtctctctctctttctctctctctctctctctcaaaacccCTGTGCTCCCCACTCTCTCAACTTTAGCGCACCTAATCACCACCCAACTAGACTGAAAAGCCTCCTGGTTTATGACGtcctttaaaatattcaaaacaaaaaaggcacGTCACTCTGAAGGTGGAACATACATTTTGGTAATATGCATATAACTCTTCGCAAGGCACGACGTGCTAAAAGAAGATAAGATCTTGGAATGAGGCTATTACTGGACAGTAGCCAGTCAGGAGATATGGCCTTCAATTTAAGGCAGTGTAAGTATGCCATGCTTCTTTTCAGTTATGAATAATTTGACTAATGTAACAAAAGTATGCAGAAAATTAACAGTGTTGCCCGTGTAAAAATAACACTGTGCCgcaaaaataaatgagtttgaaaAGTTTAGTGTTCAACGTAATTACAGGTATTGTCAAACTGATATTACTCAGATATGATATTACTATGTGGAGCACTTCCTAAGGTACTCCACATGTTTATACCTACTGCTACAACTTCAatgcagttaaaataaaacaccacTAACAACAAAGCCAAGAGGACCCGAGCAACTAGCGCCGGTCTTAGTAATGTCAGTTATTCACCAATAGACAATGTATACAAAAGCCCGACCgtttgttttaacatttagtaaaaataaaaatactgtattttttaattactgttttattttcagaCCACTAAAAAGGATGCAAGCTACTAGCGGACAAAACATTTTCAAGGCTCAATGAGGAGTGCGCCGTATCATTTGCCATCgcagataaaacaaaataattatttaatacagCAGTTTGTTTCCcagcaaagaacaaaacaaatcaaagacTACTCGATCGGCCGTTGAAGATGTCCCTCATTGAGATTAATCCTTTTTCATTGCTGGCAACGACCGTcacatctgttttatctgtgctCCTGCTTTTGGCCGTATCCCGACAATTATGGACACTTCGCTGGACTCTGACACGGGACAGGACCTCTGTGCTGCCTCTTCCGAAGGGATCGATGGGATGGCCTCTTTTTGGGGAAACCTTCCACTGGCTGCTTGAGGTACTGCAACGTTTAAATGATTCTGTATCTTCTCTACAATATGAATTTGGTTTTCAGACAAAATTCTCATAGTATAGTTGccgttttaaaatgtttatttattgcattgtcgtgtatattatacatattatatagtacatataaTCACTGTTTATTGGCATCAGTGTCCGCGCCACCGGAATATGTATATCTGCTTTCAAATGACTTACTGTACGTGATAATATGATGAACGGGCTAATTGCCTCCACCTGACTTATTCTCTGGTCCAACTGGAGACGCATCTGAAGCACAGTGACCCCCAGAGCGGTCCAAGTAGTCATTTCCTCGCAGCAGCGCTGCGGAGCAAATGAACCACAGCGCGTAATTCATTGGTATACCCGTGAATTTAACACCTCTTTTTTTATGGCAGGGTTCAACTTTTCACATCTCTCGGAGAGGAAGATACGGAAACGTTTTCAAGACCCACCTTTTAGGCAAGCCTGTAATTCGTGTCACAGGAGCCGACAACATCCGGAAAATACTACTGGGAGAACACAAATTAGTGAGCACCCAGTGGCCCCTAAGTACCCGCATCATCCTCGGCCCTCACACACTTATAAACTCAGTAGGGGAGCATCATAAAAGGAAACGAAAAGTGAGTATGCAATGCCTGTAGATAGCAAATATGTATCTCGAATCAACCGAGATATCGAAAGTATACATTTTCTTGAGTCATTAAGGGGCGCTACAATCTAAATGTTATACAGTTCCTATGGTAACCGTGGAACTTTTAAGATTTGGTCTTTTTGTTTTAGTAACAATCAAATGTAAACAATGAGCACGTGGGTCACATCATTCAACTGCCCACTCGGGCCTTTGTTTAATCCAagacaaaaaaatattcaagttgAAAGTAAAGGATGAATATACGGTGTGTCAGCAGTGAGGTTCTCTGGCCCTGTCCTGCAGGCGCGTATAACCCCGTGATGGTCTGAAGTCATTTTGACACAGCTTGAACTGTAAACCACACCGTGAAAGGCCCAACTCATAACAGTGTGCACAGTGGTTGAAACTTAATGGGCTCTACTtggataaaatgtatttaaatgaaagaCACTACAGGTTTACAGATGCTCACGCAGGTGGAATAGGATTACCCGCGAGCAAAAGTGAAgtatttaaaaagacagaaaacaggtgtttaattatttttcttctttcttatccTAGATATTCGCGACAGTTTTCAGCCAGGCAGCTCTGGAGAGTTACATTCCTCGCATCCAAGAAGTTGTCCGCTCAGAAGTGGCAAGGTGGTGTTCAGTGTGCAAAGCCATCAATGTCTACTCTGCGACCAAAGCGCTCACTTTTCGGATTGCAGTGCGCGTCCTCTTAGGCTTCAACATTGAGGACGCTCAGTTAACGCATCTATCCAAGACTTTTGAGCAACTTATGGAGAATTTGTTTTCTCTGCCATTGGACGTGCCATTCAGTGGTCTTCGAAAAGTAATTAATGACCTTTTCCTCCTCATGCGTTTAGTATTTACAACATgctaataaaatgaatatatttagaGAGGTGAATTCGTTTCGGGTAATGATAGTTCGCGCGTTTAATTATGGAGACCAAGCTTCCAAATGACTCGTTGAAGATGAGATAAGCAGCTTTCCGCTTGTGTGCAATTTAAAGTTATCGCGAAATGATTTGTCTAACTTTTTAGCTTTAAAGGCACACTAAAAGGAAAAATGATTCatggataaaatgttaacatggtTGAAATGGTTAGATCAATCGAAAGCAAAATGATAGAATTGTTTCACTGCGAAAAAGTTCCTGATAAATGTGTTGTAAATAATTCTGCAGCTACAAATTGCAATATAATGTAcagcattatttctttttttgtgatctCTCACTGTTACACAAATAGTATCCTTATTATGTATAACTAACTTGAGTATCggttaaacatttttgtaagaaatttgtaataaaaaacaggaaacagTCTATAACGAAAAAATGTTTATTCCGCTTGATATGCAGAACTAACCTACatttgtgcatattttttattttattttgcttcgtTCTAAAGGGGATCAAAGCACGAGATATACTACACGAATGTATGGAGAATATCATTTCTCAAAAGCTGCGTGAGGACCGATCTGAAACGTATAGCGATGCGCTCGATTACATGATGAGTAGCGCCAGAGAAAGCGGTGAAGAACTGAGCATACAAGATCTAAAGGTAAACTGAAAACATACATCTTAAATTGTTTCCGCTTCATAAGCTCATGTGATGCCTTGGGATTACCGCTTTGAATTTTGCTACTTTAAAGCTTCGTTGtggtggaaaacaaaacaaagtgccATCCTGGTTAGCAGCCAATCCGAGATTTGGTCTTATAAGTAATAGCTAGATACCGGTGATAgaatttgccttttcttttaaaacatttccaCCCCTTCCCTTGTAGGAGTCTGCAGTTGAACTCATTTTTGCAGCTTATTCTACCACCGCCAGCGCCAGCACATCTCTTGTCCTCCAGCTTCTCAAAAACCCGTCTGTGGCCGACAAGGCGGCGCAGGAGCTTTCATCCCAAGGCGTCATCTGTGCCGAGCACTCTGTACCGAGCAGCGCACTTTCGGAGGCCCAAGTGATGAAAACGACTAAATACTTCAATGAGACGAGTCGCCGGCCGGAACTCAGTTTGGAGAAGCTGGACCGACTACGTTATCTCGACTGCGTAGTGAAAGAAGTTCTGCGGATCCTTCCACCTGTTTCGGGAGGTTACAGGACAGCACTTCAGACCTTTGAACTGGACGTAGGTATTGAATAACCGTCCTAGGAGACTGAACCTATACCTGTAAGACCAAACACTTCCTAagtgtttaaacacacacactgaCCTGTCATACTACAAACCTGGTCTGTGAAAATGCACGTGCCAGTAGCTTGTGCAAAATAACCCAGGTCATATGATTGGGACCATTgaaggactttaaaacactggatGGGAATGGTAAAGCGGCTATCTCATATGCATCTGatgctgccccctagtggcaaGTTATTAGAGCCCAAACAGCATTAACGTACTGTATTTTCATATAATAAACGGCTCATTTTACCCTGCATGTAagcgtttttgttttttggaaaacacGATTTTTAGAAAACACACTGATCtaatatacataaaaaacataattgcGCCTTCCGTAGCTGGGTCCATGATATTACCATTATGGTTATCTATTCAAAGTGCATTGCGTTAAATGTCATTTACTGGGTATGTTAATGCTGCCTTTgtcttagatttttttaattataaaaatcagTGTACGGTACAACTGTGTGCTATCACATAACCGAGTGAAAGTCGAACAATAAAAGATTAACATCTATCTGTCTTATCCACAGGGCTATCAGATACCAAAAGGTTGGAGCGTGATGTACAGTATTCGAGACACTCAAGAGACTGCAGCTGTTTATCAGAACGCATCCCTGTTTGATCCGGATCGTTTTGGTCCAGAAAGGGACGAAGGCAAAGCTGGACGGTTCAATTACATCCCATTTGGAGGGGGAATCAGGAGCTGCATCGGCAAAAAACTAGCCCTCATTATCTTAAAAACTCTAGCCGTTGAGCTACTTTCTGAGGCAAAACTGGAGTTGGCTACAGCAACTTTCCCTAAGATGCAAACAGTCCCTATTGTGCATCCTGTTAATGGACTACACGTTTATTTTAATTCCTTGTATACGGAGGCTGAGAAGTCCGACCAAGCATAAAGAGACGGTCGTGTGGGTCTTCGTACGACAAGAGAGTACACCTAATCTATTGCTGTTAAGTTTTCGCGAGAAAGAAAGCAGTGtatacttaaaattaattttcttatttaaactttaaattattttatatatagttaAATATGACACTTGGAATGTTGTCTCATAGTAGTGTCTAGAAATGTAAAGGACAATTTCGGTATGTGTTAATTTAATGGCTGTTAGACCGTGGGAATCAAATTGTTAGTAAAGTATTCTGCGCGGTAAAGGTATACGTCTGTGAACATCACCGTTTGAAAGGTTCTTGACTTatgcaaaatgtttaataaaacaacGTGaccaaaaataatgattaaatgtATTATACGGCTATAGCTTTTATGGAGTGCAGAATGCCTGAATGTAAACGAATAGTGTTTGCATTGGTGTCTTCCAGCTCCCAGAATGCACGGAGACTTACCTTCTTCGGTGATCCTGTTTTGAAGAatagaattattatttaaaactatTAGCAATGAAAACGTTAGTCTGACAGTTTCATGAAATTTGAAATAATGAAAGCATAGAGAAGCAAAATATTTTCGAGTATATCTTATATGGCACTTTTTACCGGTACTGTTTAgggttttttaacaaaatgggaCAAAAAAATGTAGATTCGTGCAGAATACCCGGCTTTTCCAAGTGTGTAaatccctaatttttttttttccttctgttgcATATCTTGCTTTAAACCGAGTCCTGGAGTATTCTCTGTGATGGCCTGGCGCCCACTCCACGGATGTCCCCTGCTTTGTGTCCGATATTCTCAGAATATATCTTGGCTCCCCGCATCACAGGAATTTCTTCAATAAATAGAAAGATAATCTGTTTAATGGTGGATTAATATCGTTTTGCTATATTTATGTAAAAGATTTAAGCAAATAAAAATTGTCCGCTGTTTTCGAGAAGCAGATCTCCGACAATCGCTTCAAGTCTGTGGTAGGTGATGTATATTTCTGGTAAATGACATagtataagtaataaaaaaaggtTATGCTCTTATTTAAGAGCGACTTTCGACTTTGTGATTCTGTGGTAGAAATACTACTTCTTAAATATTTCCCTTGGTTTTAAATCAAACAATATTGTTCCcccaagtgattttttttcttaagcgACGCGGTGCAACTGCAAAAGAGGAAGGACTCAAGTGTGATCTGACTCGTGTTGGCAGGGTGACCCCTTTGTGAACCAGAAGACATGCACTTCTGACCTTGCCTAAAAGGTGAATCTTTATTGACAATACTGGTAAATCCGTAGGCGGTGAAAATATGTGTCAATGACTAACTTTAATTAGTCAAATtctcaaagcactttaaaaacaattagCTCCTGAAtggatttacaaaataaaataccttGTAACCAACAACAGAAGTGATTACCAGCTATAAAATGCCACAGAAACCCGAGGAATCGGGGCATCGGGAAAACAGGTAAATGTCAACCCACTtggaattaaataaacaaactatAAGGTTAGAAACTTAAGTTTTCAATTTTGAGCCTTGATACACCAGGTTAAGGCTCATTGGTCGTCACGATTTCtttcaatattctttttttatatggaAATACTCTACTTTTTTCGCAAATA encodes the following:
- the LOC120540346 gene encoding cytochrome P450 26C1 isoform X2, which produces MSLIEINPFSLLATTVTSVLSVLLLLAVSRQLWTLRWTLTRDRTSVLPLPKGSMGWPLFGETFHWLLEGSTFHISRRGRYGNVFKTHLLGKPVIRVTGADNIRKILLGEHKLVSTQWPLSTRIILGPHTLINSVGEHHKRKRKIFATVFSQAALESYIPRIQEVVRSEVARWCSVCKAINVYSATKALTFRIAVRVLLGFNIEDAQLTHLSKTFEQLMENLFSLPLDVPFSGLRKGIKARDILHECMENIISQKLREDRSETYSDALDYMMSSARESGEELSIQDLKESAVELIFAAYSTTASASTSLVLQLLKNPSVADKAAQELSSQGVICAEHSVPSSALSEAQVMKTTKYFNETSRRPELSLEKLDRLRYLDCVVKEVLRILPPVSGGYRTALQTFELDVGLSDTKRLERDVQYSRHSRDCSCLSERIPV
- the LOC120540346 gene encoding cytochrome P450 26C1 isoform X1, with the protein product MSLIEINPFSLLATTVTSVLSVLLLLAVSRQLWTLRWTLTRDRTSVLPLPKGSMGWPLFGETFHWLLEGSTFHISRRGRYGNVFKTHLLGKPVIRVTGADNIRKILLGEHKLVSTQWPLSTRIILGPHTLINSVGEHHKRKRKIFATVFSQAALESYIPRIQEVVRSEVARWCSVCKAINVYSATKALTFRIAVRVLLGFNIEDAQLTHLSKTFEQLMENLFSLPLDVPFSGLRKGIKARDILHECMENIISQKLREDRSETYSDALDYMMSSARESGEELSIQDLKESAVELIFAAYSTTASASTSLVLQLLKNPSVADKAAQELSSQGVICAEHSVPSSALSEAQVMKTTKYFNETSRRPELSLEKLDRLRYLDCVVKEVLRILPPVSGGYRTALQTFELDGYQIPKGWSVMYSIRDTQETAAVYQNASLFDPDRFGPERDEGKAGRFNYIPFGGGIRSCIGKKLALIILKTLAVELLSEAKLELATATFPKMQTVPIVHPVNGLHVYFNSLYTEAEKSDQA